From Nocardia sp. XZ_19_385, the proteins below share one genomic window:
- a CDS encoding XRE family transcriptional regulator, with protein sequence MSIREFAAHLGVHERLVSKWEAGGARVHPRPINQAALDTSLARSDDVVRARFTDLLEHLGTPGPRSARAGEPGVEASAAAAGATYSSDADLLALIDAGAMRGDALAAISERDLIMAAAHEASEHAGQAESTNVGATTLEQLDADVTRIANDYVHIPPVPMMVEMLRVRRRVYRLLEGHQRPADTSHLYLLAGTLSGLLANASTDLGYYDAAGEQIRASWAYAELCGHNGLRAWTRGMHALIEYWSERPRRGVLLAQSGHEYAESATAKVRLLNIEARIWSKIGSPTDTDRCIRAADDAREMAATDDLHDEVGGVFGFPDAKSQYYAGATYIHLGEAEPALAATRRAIEIYANGPSEKRSYGAESLARVDNAAAHLINGSLDGAAEALHPVLGLSEDRRIVQLEARLTGVRRRMAAPSFRNATEARFLDERIEEFCGATAAKGIPPGN encoded by the coding sequence ATGAGTATCCGGGAGTTCGCGGCGCATCTCGGTGTGCACGAACGTCTGGTGTCGAAGTGGGAGGCGGGCGGCGCCCGGGTACACCCACGTCCTATCAATCAAGCCGCACTCGATACATCCCTGGCGAGGTCCGACGATGTGGTGCGGGCCCGGTTCACAGATTTGCTCGAGCACCTGGGTACTCCCGGCCCCAGGTCCGCTCGGGCTGGTGAGCCTGGTGTGGAGGCGTCGGCCGCCGCGGCCGGTGCGACTTATTCGAGCGACGCGGACCTTTTGGCTCTCATAGATGCTGGTGCGATGAGAGGTGATGCGTTAGCAGCGATTTCGGAGAGGGATCTGATCATGGCGGCTGCCCACGAGGCCAGCGAGCACGCCGGCCAGGCCGAGAGCACCAATGTGGGTGCGACCACCTTGGAACAGCTCGACGCCGACGTCACGCGCATCGCGAACGATTATGTGCACATTCCACCGGTGCCGATGATGGTCGAGATGTTGCGGGTGCGGCGCCGGGTGTACCGGTTGCTGGAGGGGCATCAGCGCCCCGCCGACACGTCGCATCTGTATCTGCTGGCGGGGACCCTGTCGGGGTTGCTCGCCAATGCCAGTACGGATTTGGGTTACTACGACGCCGCGGGCGAGCAGATCCGGGCGTCCTGGGCGTACGCGGAGCTGTGCGGGCACAACGGTTTACGGGCCTGGACTCGCGGTATGCACGCGCTCATCGAATACTGGTCGGAGCGTCCGCGCCGCGGTGTGCTGCTCGCGCAGAGCGGGCACGAGTACGCGGAGTCGGCGACGGCGAAGGTGCGGTTGCTCAATATCGAGGCCAGGATCTGGTCGAAGATCGGCAGCCCCACCGACACCGACCGCTGTATCCGGGCCGCCGACGACGCGCGCGAGATGGCCGCCACCGACGACCTGCACGACGAGGTCGGCGGCGTCTTCGGCTTCCCGGACGCGAAATCGCAGTATTACGCGGGCGCCACCTACATCCACCTCGGCGAGGCCGAACCCGCGCTGGCCGCCACCCGGCGCGCGATCGAGATCTACGCCAACGGACCCTCGGAGAAGCGCTCCTACGGCGCCGAATCGCTGGCCCGGGTGGACAACGCGGCAGCACACCTGATCAACGGCAGCCTGGACGGCGCCGCCGAAGCGCTGCATCCGGTGCTCGGGCTATCGGAGGACAGACGCATCGTGCAGCTGGAGGCCCGGCTCACGGGTGTCCGCCGCCGGATGGCCGCACCCAGCTTCCGCAACGCGACGGAGGCGCGTTTCCTGGACGAACGAATCGAGGAATTCTGCGGCGCGACGGCGGCGAAGGGCATACCGCCAGGTAACTAG
- the dcd gene encoding dCTP deaminase, which translates to MLLSDRDIRAEIAAGRLGIEPLLANLIQPSSIDVRLDRLFRVFDNSRYTHIDPAQRQDELTSLVEPAEGEPFVLHPGEFVLGSTLEICTLPDDLAGRLEGKSSLGRLGLLTHSTAGFIDPGFSGHITLELSNVANLPITLWPGMKIGQLCLIRLSSPAEHPYGSASVGSKYQGQRGPTPSKSYLNFPLSADVVNKVEAR; encoded by the coding sequence GTGCTGCTTTCCGATCGTGACATCCGTGCGGAGATCGCCGCTGGGCGTCTCGGGATCGAACCGTTGCTGGCGAACCTGATCCAGCCGTCGAGTATCGACGTGCGGCTGGACAGGCTGTTCCGGGTCTTCGACAACTCCCGCTACACCCACATCGATCCGGCGCAGCGCCAGGACGAGTTGACCAGCCTGGTGGAGCCCGCCGAGGGGGAGCCGTTCGTGCTGCACCCGGGTGAGTTCGTGCTCGGGTCCACCCTCGAGATATGCACGCTGCCCGATGATTTGGCCGGGCGGCTGGAGGGCAAGTCGAGTCTGGGGCGGCTCGGTCTGCTGACGCATTCGACTGCGGGATTCATCGATCCGGGCTTCAGCGGCCACATCACGCTGGAACTGTCGAACGTGGCGAACCTGCCGATCACGCTGTGGCCGGGGATGAAAATCGGGCAGCTGTGCCTGATCCGGTTGAGCAGCCCGGCCGAGCATCCGTACGGCAGCGCGTCGGTCGGGTCCAAGTATCAGGGCCAGCGCGGTCCGACGCCGTCGAAGTCCTATCTCAATTTCCCGCTGTCCGCGGACGTGGTCAACAAGGTCGAGGCCCGCTGA
- a CDS encoding DUF1905 domain-containing protein, giving the protein MASEYSFTAELWEHDGMASWHFVSLPEEVSDEIEELYAHRANGFGAVKVNVTIGASRWTTSVFPDKARRTYVLPVKKPVRVAEGLEAGVQARVDIVVAA; this is encoded by the coding sequence GTGGCATCGGAGTATTCGTTTACGGCGGAGTTGTGGGAGCACGACGGGATGGCGTCCTGGCATTTCGTGTCGTTGCCCGAGGAGGTCTCCGATGAGATCGAGGAGTTGTATGCGCACCGGGCCAACGGTTTCGGTGCGGTGAAGGTGAATGTGACCATCGGAGCGAGCCGGTGGACGACGTCCGTCTTTCCGGACAAAGCGCGGCGGACGTATGTGCTGCCGGTGAAGAAGCCGGTCCGGGTCGCCGAGGGGTTGGAGGCCGGGGTTCAGGCGCGGGTCGACATCGTGGTCGCGGCCTAG